In Patescibacteria group bacterium, a single genomic region encodes these proteins:
- a CDS encoding prepilin-type N-terminal cleavage/methylation domain-containing protein: MHFLNCQSKHQPSGFTIVELVVTLAILIVITLGVVMQVRRLSPSQALENGSDVVRAELILARTKAFTGQSCCGGIMPTAYGISITLGSSTVQQIADTTTLSTTILQDNVIVLSCEQNGDVSTTGDCIIKFNTSSDHSVLYNGGLDPNTIILTVREPKSMTVSTIKVYPAVAVIE, encoded by the coding sequence ATGCATTTCTTAAATTGCCAATCTAAACATCAACCCAGTGGGTTCACTATAGTTGAGTTAGTTGTCACACTGGCGATTTTAATTGTGATAACATTGGGCGTTGTTATGCAGGTGAGGCGTTTATCTCCCTCCCAAGCTTTGGAAAATGGTAGTGATGTAGTGCGTGCCGAATTGATTTTAGCCAGAACCAAAGCCTTTACCGGGCAAAGCTGTTGTGGTGGTATTATGCCCACCGCTTATGGTATATCTATTACATTAGGTAGCAGCACCGTACAACAAATAGCCGATACAACTACACTCAGTACTACCATTTTACAGGATAATGTCATTGTTTTATCGTGTGAGCAAAATGGCGATGTCAGTACAACAGGTGATTGTATAATAAAATTTAATACCAGTTCAGACCATAGTGTATTGTATAACGGTGGATTAGACCCGAATACCATTATCCTCACTGTCCGTGAACCAAAATCTATGACTGTTTCTACAATTAAAGTATATCCAGCGGTGGCTGTGATAGAATAA
- a CDS encoding ATPase, T2SS/T4P/T4SS family, translated as MPGLLDTTTELRLTKLLASVAEYKASDLHLTVANPPSLRIAGRIQPLTSEPLLTNDFIITVVQALLSDQQWEQFQLKKDILVTLTFKGKTRYKFHAYAQQGNISASFRLIPAVVQPLTRWTIHDAVKQCVSIKQGLIVVAGTYGTGKSTLVSGMVEEYNQTLAAHIMTFEQPIEYRFTDNKSIIEQVEVGTDVSDMPSALSRLYQEDIDIVTVNVPIDASVVRTVLQIVQSGKLVILEVLSPNVASALSSIVNCFRMDEQASIREVLSNQLEAVIALKQTNVGGQVTIACEVLRKNAATITVIKKDSFDKIGMLIESGRNDGMITFDQSLT; from the coding sequence ATGCCAGGTTTACTTGATACCACAACTGAATTACGTCTGACCAAATTGCTAGCTAGTGTAGCTGAATACAAAGCCTCTGATTTGCATTTAACCGTCGCTAATCCACCTAGTCTGCGTATTGCCGGACGTATCCAACCTTTAACCAGTGAACCATTATTAACGAATGATTTTATTATTACTGTGGTGCAAGCCCTACTATCCGATCAACAGTGGGAACAATTTCAGTTAAAGAAAGATATTTTAGTAACATTAACCTTTAAAGGTAAGACACGGTATAAATTTCACGCCTATGCCCAGCAGGGGAATATCAGTGCCAGTTTTCGTTTAATACCGGCTGTGGTGCAACCCTTAACACGTTGGACAATTCATGATGCCGTAAAACAATGTGTCTCCATAAAACAAGGTTTGATTGTTGTAGCCGGAACATACGGCACGGGTAAAAGCACCCTGGTATCTGGTATGGTTGAAGAATACAACCAGACATTAGCGGCACACATTATGACCTTCGAACAGCCGATTGAATATCGTTTTACCGACAATAAATCAATCATTGAGCAAGTGGAAGTGGGCACAGATGTGTCAGATATGCCGAGTGCTTTATCCAGATTATATCAAGAAGATATAGATATCGTGACAGTTAATGTACCGATTGATGCCAGTGTTGTGCGGACAGTTCTACAGATCGTGCAATCAGGTAAATTAGTTATCTTAGAAGTATTGTCACCAAATGTTGCCTCTGCTTTATCAAGCATTGTAAATTGTTTCCGGATGGATGAACAAGCCAGTATTCGGGAAGTTTTAAGTAATCAATTAGAAGCGGTGATAGCGCTAAAACAAACCAATGTCGGGGGACAAGTGACCATCGCCTGTGAAGTACTGCGCAAAAATGCCGCTACGATAACAGTTATTAAAAAAGATTCATTTGATAAAATCGGTATGTTGATTGAAAGTGGCCGGAATGATGGTATGATAACCTTTGATCAATCATTGACTTAA
- the gatC gene encoding Asp-tRNA(Asn)/Glu-tRNA(Gln) amidotransferase subunit GatC, with protein MALSHDEVIRISHLARISLTETEVKQFQVELSRILDYVDQLNQLDTTGVVPTASVTGLSNRLRPDDITDEFTRDQMLASAIETAEGHIKVKSIHVKTTA; from the coding sequence ATGGCTTTATCTCATGACGAAGTAATCAGAATCAGCCATTTAGCGCGCATCTCTTTAACTGAGACTGAAGTAAAACAGTTTCAGGTAGAACTATCGCGGATTTTAGATTATGTTGATCAACTCAATCAGTTAGACACAACTGGGGTAGTACCAACGGCCAGTGTCACCGGTTTATCGAATAGACTTCGGCCAGATGACATAACCGATGAATTTACCCGTGACCAGATGTTAGCCAGTGCCATTGAAACAGCCGAGGGACACATTAAAGTAAAAAGTATCCATGTTAAAACAACTGCGTGA
- a CDS encoding prepilin-type N-terminal cleavage/methylation domain-containing protein, protein MTFKRTQTDQTQGFTLIELLIVIAIIGLLATLAIVSLTTAQRKARDTKRLADVKQIQNAVEIYYRENNTYPLTDDVNNTTWTEFGTSLDPYTTALPIDPTNTSPYVYTYGTNAAGIEYFVAVELEQTDHNALNGDDDNAYAVADAGWEAPVSFISSDGNSAVALDCVDPMYCLSD, encoded by the coding sequence ATGACCTTTAAGAGGACACAAACTGACCAAACTCAAGGTTTTACCTTGATCGAACTTTTAATCGTGATCGCGATTATTGGTTTATTAGCCACTTTAGCTATAGTTTCATTAACTACGGCGCAACGTAAAGCGCGGGATACCAAACGGTTAGCTGATGTGAAACAAATTCAGAATGCGGTAGAGATATATTATAGAGAAAACAACACTTACCCATTAACCGATGATGTTAATAACACCACCTGGACTGAATTTGGCACATCACTCGATCCTTACACAACCGCTTTACCAATCGATCCGACTAATACTAGCCCATATGTATACACTTATGGCACTAATGCAGCCGGAATCGAGTATTTTGTCGCGGTAGAATTAGAACAAACTGATCATAATGCCTTAAATGGTGATGATGATAACGCCTATGCCGTTGCTGATGCTGGTTGGGAAGCCCCAGTCAGTTTTATATCATCTGATGGTAACAGTGCCGTCGCATTAGATTGTGTCGATCCAATGTATTGTTTGTCGGATTAA
- a CDS encoding prepilin peptidase has protein sequence MDITIFVIVFLALTGLAIGSFVNATVLRINQSQSLQGRSQCPHCHHTLYWYTLIPLLSYIGLRGRCLFCQQSISVQYPLVEAVTAGLFILLGIFFYTDPVRLTIYLILVSICLAIFLSDYLFSTIPDVFSLSGMVIALIGQVLLGGSMFDIGVGVALGGGIFLAQYVLSKGRWVGSGDIRLGVMLGVMLAWPNIVVCLFLAYVAGALVALPLLLIKSKKMGDALPFGTFLTGAGVVALLWGNQIVHWYLYAFLKLPI, from the coding sequence ATGGATATAACCATTTTTGTCATCGTTTTTTTGGCTCTAACCGGTTTGGCCATTGGCAGTTTTGTAAATGCAACAGTATTACGGATCAATCAATCCCAATCATTACAGGGTCGATCACAGTGTCCACATTGCCATCACACTTTATATTGGTATACCTTAATACCGTTATTATCATACATTGGATTACGCGGGAGATGTTTATTTTGTCAGCAATCAATTTCCGTACAGTATCCATTAGTTGAAGCGGTAACAGCCGGATTATTTATTTTATTAGGGATATTTTTTTATACCGACCCCGTCCGTCTAACTATTTACTTGATTTTAGTATCAATTTGTCTAGCTATATTTTTATCGGATTATCTGTTTAGTACCATACCAGATGTTTTTTCTCTATCTGGTATGGTTATTGCTCTAATTGGTCAGGTGTTGTTGGGTGGGTCTATGTTTGATATTGGTGTGGGTGTGGCTTTAGGTGGTGGAATATTTTTGGCACAATATGTGTTATCAAAAGGTCGGTGGGTGGGGAGTGGGGATATTCGTTTAGGAGTGATGTTGGGTGTGATGTTAGCCTGGCCAAACATTGTGGTCTGTTTGTTTTTAGCGTACGTCGCTGGAGCGTTGGTAGCCTTACCATTATTATTAATAAAATCAAAAAAAATGGGTGATGCATTACCATTCGGCACATTTTTAACCGGAGCCGGTGTTGTAGCACTTTTATGGGGTAATCAAATAGTTCACTGGTATTTGTATGCATTTCTTAAATTGCCAATCTAA
- a CDS encoding type II secretion system F family protein → MALFVYKARSAQGQLTKGVIEAPSLDVANEELRERQLIVIELAERSTITLAERWEQFSHRISVRDITFFARQLSVLINATVPVVRALKILTRQTENNFLKKIIADVASEVDGGAKLSTAMGKYPKVFDQFFTHMIRAGETTGRLDEVFEYLATQKEKDYALMSRVRGAMIYPAFIISVMLAVGVIMLIYVVPPITEIITQSGAKIPLPTQIMIGASYALQHFWWLILILVVGTVVGFRFFISTESGRYSVDYFKIKAPIIGPIYQRIVLGRFAISLSNLLSSGVPLPTALNIVADIVSNSVYKDLIIHTIKEVEAGNAISASFLKSTVIPPMVAQMMSVGEETGKLDAILMKLGNFYVQEVDTSLSNITSLIEPIIIITLGVGAFIMVYGILAPIYGATNTIS, encoded by the coding sequence ATGGCACTGTTTGTTTATAAAGCGCGCTCGGCTCAAGGTCAATTAACCAAAGGGGTGATTGAAGCACCAAGTTTAGATGTGGCTAACGAAGAATTACGTGAACGGCAACTGATTGTTATCGAATTAGCTGAACGTTCCACAATCACACTAGCGGAACGATGGGAACAGTTTTCGCACCGCATTTCCGTGCGGGATATCACTTTTTTTGCCAGACAATTATCAGTTTTAATTAATGCTACTGTGCCAGTAGTGCGCGCTCTAAAAATATTAACTCGCCAAACGGAAAATAATTTCTTAAAAAAGATTATCGCTGATGTCGCCTCTGAAGTGGATGGGGGTGCTAAGTTATCCACCGCGATGGGGAAGTATCCAAAAGTGTTTGATCAATTTTTTACCCACATGATTCGCGCCGGTGAAACCACTGGCCGGTTGGATGAGGTCTTTGAGTATTTAGCTACGCAAAAAGAAAAAGATTACGCTCTCATGAGTCGGGTGCGCGGGGCCATGATTTATCCGGCGTTTATTATTAGTGTGATGTTGGCGGTGGGCGTTATCATGTTAATTTATGTTGTTCCGCCCATTACAGAAATTATTACCCAAAGCGGTGCCAAAATACCTTTACCAACCCAGATTATGATTGGAGCGAGTTATGCTTTACAACATTTTTGGTGGTTAATATTAATACTTGTCGTGGGTACGGTGGTGGGTTTCAGATTTTTTATCAGTACCGAGAGCGGTCGTTATTCGGTTGATTATTTCAAAATCAAAGCGCCTATTATTGGACCGATTTATCAGCGTATTGTGCTCGGTCGGTTTGCCATCAGTTTATCCAATTTACTCAGCAGTGGTGTGCCCTTACCAACGGCTCTTAATATTGTGGCTGATATTGTCAGTAATTCTGTGTATAAAGATTTAATAATTCATACTATCAAGGAAGTTGAAGCCGGTAACGCTATCTCGGCGTCTTTTTTAAAGAGCACCGTCATTCCGCCCATGGTGGCACAGATGATGAGTGTCGGTGAAGAAACCGGCAAGCTTGATGCTATCTTAATGAAGTTAGGCAATTTTTATGTGCAAGAGGTTGATACTAGTTTGAGTAATATCACCAGTTTAATCGAACCGATTATTATTATCACTCTTGGGGTAGGGGCATTCATTATGGTCTATGGGATTTTAGCGCCAATTTATGGTGCCACCAATACCATTTCCTAA
- the ligA gene encoding NAD-dependent DNA ligase LigA, producing MNQTAAQQRINQLKHEIEQQRYLYHVLDKPALSEAALDSLKHELTQLEQQFPEYLTPDSPSQRVGGQPLPDFKKVTHSQAMLSLNDVFSIEELSDWEIKIKKLVSGDISYYAEIKMDGLAVNLRYEHGMFIQGATRGDGKIGEDVTANLKTIESIPLKLHGEFPAVLEVRGEVYMTKQQFEHLNKTSVEKFANPRNVSAGSIRQLDPTIAASRKLSFMAYDCVTDLGLKLHSDVHAALVKFGFPSNPHNVLCANLEQVKKYHSQIIKKRDKLPYWTDGIVVNIDQLAVFKQLGVVGKAPRGAIAYKFPAEQATTVVEDIQVQVGRTGALTPVAHLRPVFVAGSTVSRATLHNADEIERLDVRVGDTVIIQKAGDIIPEVVQTLPNLRAKKSQPFQFPKLCPACGAKVGRTDGEVAYYCTNPKCFAQERERLYHFVSKGGFDIEGLGPKIIDQLVAAGLVKNFADLFTLTIGDVEPLDRFAEKSAVNLISEIQAKRTVPLARFLYALGIRHVGEETAVILANHFGTIPVDTIPVETLHATSLQGIPGIGTIVSQSIYEYFNDKKNQNNLNELLKYVTLQKPASGKDAKFRVFTNKTFVVTGTLQGYSRDGIKQVIRDHGGKISSSVSTKTDFVVAGTEPGSKYDKAKQLGVKIINETQFKDMLY from the coding sequence ATGAACCAAACCGCCGCTCAGCAAAGAATCAATCAACTCAAACACGAGATTGAACAGCAACGCTATTTGTATCATGTGTTGGATAAACCAGCTCTGTCTGAAGCAGCCTTGGATTCCTTAAAACATGAATTAACCCAATTAGAGCAACAGTTTCCGGAATACCTAACACCAGATTCTCCCAGCCAACGGGTGGGTGGTCAGCCGCTACCAGACTTTAAAAAAGTTACTCATAGTCAGGCGATGTTATCTTTAAATGATGTTTTTTCTATAGAAGAATTAAGTGATTGGGAGATAAAAATAAAAAAATTAGTCTCCGGTGACATTAGTTATTATGCTGAAATTAAAATGGATGGCTTAGCCGTGAATCTGCGTTATGAGCATGGTATGTTTATACAGGGAGCCACGCGGGGAGATGGAAAAATCGGTGAAGATGTCACTGCCAATTTGAAAACCATCGAGTCGATTCCACTAAAATTACACGGGGAATTTCCGGCGGTGTTAGAAGTGCGCGGAGAAGTGTATATGACGAAACAACAATTTGAACACCTCAATAAAACCAGTGTGGAAAAATTTGCTAATCCACGCAATGTGTCAGCTGGCAGCATTAGGCAGCTCGATCCAACTATTGCGGCCAGCCGTAAGTTATCTTTTATGGCCTATGATTGCGTGACTGATCTAGGTTTAAAATTACACTCGGATGTGCACGCGGCGTTGGTTAAATTTGGTTTTCCATCTAACCCGCATAATGTTTTATGTGCTAATTTAGAACAGGTAAAAAAATATCATAGTCAAATAATAAAAAAACGGGATAAATTACCGTACTGGACTGATGGCATAGTGGTGAATATCGATCAGTTAGCTGTGTTTAAACAGTTGGGTGTAGTCGGAAAAGCACCACGTGGAGCGATTGCTTATAAATTTCCAGCTGAACAAGCCACTACTGTTGTGGAAGATATTCAGGTGCAAGTGGGCCGCACCGGAGCACTTACTCCGGTGGCACATTTGCGCCCTGTGTTTGTCGCTGGTTCAACTGTGTCGCGCGCTACTTTACATAATGCCGATGAGATTGAACGTTTAGATGTGCGGGTGGGGGACACGGTCATAATTCAAAAAGCGGGTGATATTATCCCAGAAGTAGTTCAAACCTTACCAAATTTGCGCGCTAAAAAAAGTCAGCCATTTCAGTTTCCAAAACTGTGTCCGGCCTGTGGTGCTAAAGTTGGGCGAACAGACGGGGAGGTGGCGTATTATTGCACCAATCCAAAATGTTTTGCTCAGGAGCGTGAACGTTTATATCATTTTGTCTCAAAGGGCGGATTTGACATTGAGGGCTTAGGACCAAAAATAATCGATCAATTAGTTGCGGCTGGCTTAGTGAAGAATTTTGCTGATCTGTTTACATTAACCATTGGTGACGTTGAACCATTAGATCGCTTTGCAGAAAAATCGGCGGTTAATTTAATCAGCGAGATTCAAGCGAAACGAACAGTACCCCTGGCCAGATTTTTATATGCTTTGGGTATTCGTCATGTTGGTGAGGAAACGGCGGTTATATTGGCGAATCATTTTGGAACCATCCCGGTCGATACGATCCCTGTAGAGACGTTGCATGCAACGTCTCTACAGGGGATTCCCGGTATCGGTACTATTGTTTCCCAAAGCATTTATGAATATTTTAATGATAAAAAAAACCAAAATAATCTAAATGAATTATTGAAATATGTCACATTGCAAAAACCAGCATCAGGTAAAGACGCGAAATTTCGCGTCTTTACAAATAAAACGTTTGTTGTAACAGGCACTTTACAAGGGTATTCACGTGATGGTATCAAACAGGTAATAAGAGATCATGGTGGAAAAATCTCCAGTAGTGTTAGCACTAAAACTGATTTTGTTGTAGCCGGTACCGAACCAGGTTCAAAGTATGACAAAGCCAAGCAATTAGGGGTTAAAATTATAAACGAGACACAATTTAAAGATATGCTATACTAG
- a CDS encoding prepilin-type N-terminal cleavage/methylation domain-containing protein: MTISRTQTNEQGFTLIELLIVIAIIGLLATLAIVSLTTAQRKARDTKRLADVKQLQNAVELFYSESSAYPLSTDTTNETWTEFGSTTGIGNYITNIPVDPTNSGTSIYTYGANSVGTEYFIGAKLEDTSHTALSGDDDGSYIVGTTAGWLAGVDYVSSNDTGATDLNTFSCADPIYCASE; the protein is encoded by the coding sequence ATGACAATAAGTCGTACACAAACAAATGAACAAGGTTTTACCTTGATCGAACTTTTAATCGTTATCGCGATTATCGGTTTATTAGCCACCTTAGCCATCGTGTCGTTAACCACGGCGCAACGTAAAGCCCGTGACACCAAACGTTTAGCTGATGTGAAACAACTACAGAATGCTGTGGAGTTGTTTTATAGTGAAAGTTCAGCTTATCCATTAAGCACAGATACTACTAACGAAACATGGACTGAATTCGGGTCTACAACTGGCATTGGTAATTACATTACTAATATACCGGTTGATCCAACAAATAGTGGTACATCAATATATACGTATGGTGCTAACTCAGTCGGTACAGAGTATTTTATCGGTGCTAAGTTAGAAGATACCAGTCACACTGCTTTAAGTGGAGATGATGATGGTAGTTATATAGTCGGCACTACTGCAGGCTGGCTTGCCGGTGTTGATTATGTATCATCTAATGATACTGGCGCTACTGACTTGAACACATTTAGTTGTGCCGATCCAATCTATTGTGCTTCTGAGTGA
- the gatA gene encoding Asp-tRNA(Asn)/Glu-tRNA(Gln) amidotransferase subunit GatA produces MLKQLREQLDSGQTTATKLTTEYLTQIKEKNPALNAYVLVTEELALQQATAADKLIQAGKQSLFTGIPYAAKDIYCVKDIETTACSNILRGYKPPYTATVINRLTGAVLLGKTNADEFAMGSSTENSCFGVTKNPADITRVAGGSSGGSAAAVAASLAPFAFGSDTGGSIRQPASFCGVVGMRPTYGLVPRYGVIPMASSFDTVGPLTESVEDLAMIMETIAGPDQHDSNVPENLVVNYTENLEQPISQLKIGLAKQYLEIDGLNPAVKKIVHDLVNQLSKQGAEVIEVDMPHTSYAMPSYYILVPSEVSSNLARFDGIRYGFRSNNTTDLLSVYMNSRGEGFGAEAKRRIMLGTYALSSGYYDAYYLKAMKVRSLVRQDFTEAFKKVDVLMTPPCPGTAFVIGANSQDPLQMYLEDVYTIPPSLAGVPALVVPAGSVDNLPVGVQIIGPQWSESKLLRVGRMVEQVIY; encoded by the coding sequence ATGTTAAAACAACTGCGTGAACAATTAGATAGTGGTCAAACTACTGCCACCAAGTTAACGACCGAATATTTAACACAGATTAAAGAAAAAAATCCTGCGTTGAACGCTTATGTTTTAGTAACAGAAGAACTAGCCTTACAGCAAGCCACTGCAGCCGATAAACTTATTCAAGCCGGTAAACAATCTTTATTTACCGGAATTCCTTATGCTGCCAAAGATATTTATTGTGTAAAAGATATTGAGACCACAGCTTGTTCAAATATTTTACGTGGCTACAAACCACCCTATACTGCTACAGTTATAAATCGGTTAACCGGTGCAGTGTTGTTGGGCAAAACTAATGCCGATGAATTTGCCATGGGTTCATCTACTGAAAACTCATGTTTCGGGGTAACTAAAAATCCAGCTGATATTACTCGCGTGGCTGGTGGTTCGTCTGGTGGTTCGGCGGCGGCCGTGGCGGCTTCATTAGCACCTTTTGCTTTTGGTAGTGATACAGGAGGTTCAATTCGTCAGCCAGCTTCATTTTGTGGTGTCGTGGGTATGCGCCCAACGTATGGTTTGGTACCACGTTATGGAGTTATTCCCATGGCGTCATCATTTGATACAGTTGGCCCTTTAACTGAATCAGTCGAGGATTTAGCCATGATTATGGAAACCATCGCCGGGCCAGATCAACATGATAGTAACGTGCCAGAAAACTTAGTGGTTAATTACACTGAAAATCTTGAACAACCCATAAGCCAACTAAAAATAGGTCTAGCCAAACAATATTTAGAAATTGACGGTTTAAATCCGGCCGTGAAGAAAATAGTGCATGACTTAGTGAATCAGTTAAGTAAACAAGGTGCTGAGGTAATAGAGGTAGACATGCCACATACGTCCTATGCCATGCCCAGTTATTATATATTAGTGCCATCAGAAGTTAGTTCAAATTTAGCGCGCTTTGATGGTATTAGATATGGTTTTCGGAGTAATAACACCACCGATTTACTAAGTGTTTATATGAACAGTCGGGGAGAGGGGTTTGGCGCCGAGGCGAAACGGCGCATCATGTTAGGTACTTATGCCTTATCGTCTGGTTATTATGATGCCTATTATCTCAAAGCGATGAAAGTGCGCAGTTTGGTGCGGCAAGATTTTACAGAAGCGTTTAAAAAGGTAGATGTGTTAATGACACCACCGTGTCCGGGTACGGCCTTTGTGATTGGTGCGAACAGCCAAGATCCTTTACAAATGTATTTGGAAGATGTTTATACTATTCCACCATCTTTAGCCGGGGTACCAGCTTTAGTAGTGCCAGCGGGAAGTGTTGATAATTTACCGGTGGGTGTGCAGATTATTGGGCCACAGTGGAGTGAAAGTAAGTTGTTGCGGGTTGGACGAATGGTAGAGCAGGTGATATACTGA
- a CDS encoding prepilin-type N-terminal cleavage/methylation domain-containing protein encodes MHNRKGFTLVELLVAAALFATVMAVTVNLFILALRKPLTGIDTQHVQEEMNFFLETLASQMTSAEISYSSYTIIPLVNPVNDLYLAVSDTGGVVTYRYFLMGGQVIRKNVATDIDTPITTSVHNDVVIDALSFYIYPQTNPTDPTLNINYQPSVMILITGHSVKDASQIYKLQTFLTTRQYAR; translated from the coding sequence ATGCACAATCGTAAAGGGTTTACCTTGGTTGAATTACTCGTTGCGGCGGCGCTGTTTGCTACGGTGATGGCTGTCACGGTTAATTTATTTATTTTAGCATTACGTAAACCACTCACTGGGATTGATACTCAACATGTGCAAGAAGAGATGAATTTTTTTCTAGAAACTTTAGCCAGTCAAATGACTAGCGCTGAAATATCCTATTCTAGTTATACAATTATACCACTGGTGAATCCGGTGAATGATCTGTACTTAGCTGTGTCAGACACCGGTGGGGTGGTAACATATCGCTATTTTTTAATGGGTGGCCAGGTGATCAGAAAAAATGTGGCGACTGATATAGACACACCGATCACAACTTCCGTGCATAACGATGTAGTGATCGATGCTTTGTCTTTCTATATTTACCCCCAGACTAATCCAACTGATCCAACCTTGAATATTAATTATCAGCCAAGTGTCATGATATTAATCACCGGACATAGTGTCAAAGATGCGAGCCAAATATATAAATTACAGACATTTTTAACCACCAGACAGTATGCTCGTTAA